From a region of the Lactuca sativa cultivar Salinas chromosome 4, Lsat_Salinas_v11, whole genome shotgun sequence genome:
- the LOC111917812 gene encoding cytochrome P450 CYP749A22: MALVLVLIIIISSLFLLRSLFTYLNNTWWTPITIQKMMKSQGIKGLPFTFPHGNTKVITAMRNQSMSQSMDTSHDIFPRIQPHVYSWIKTYGMNFINWHGSQAQLFVNEPELIKEILNNREGAYPKMDMEGYAKKLLGEALITNEGEKWAKVRKLANHTFHAESLKNMIPEMSRSIGEMVEKWKDYEGKEIDVHKEFGLVTTEVISRTAFGSSYVEGKHIFEMVAKLTEITVRNIYKLRFPGISWIMKTNDEIEAEKLEKAIKRSILDIVEKRKADADEDAGNFGSDYLGQLVKIANDFNEKKKITIEQMIDEIKAIYGAGHLTTTNLLSWTVFLLATNQEWQEKVREEVLELFGRETPTSDGIARLKTMNMVINESLRLYPPVITMTRKVEREIKLGNLTLPAKINIFVSILALHHNEEIWGKDVHCFLPDRFANGVAKATKNNVAAFLPFGMGPRTCVGLNFTTNEAKIALSMILQRYRLSLSSNYVHFPADVFILTPKKGVQVIPHKV, translated from the exons ATGGCTCTAGTTCTGGTTCTTATAATCATCATATCAAGTCTATTTCTCCTTCGATCTCTCTTTACATATTTGAATAACACATGGTGGACTCCGATTACAATACAAAAGATGATGAAATCACAAGGAATCAAAGGTCTTCCATTTACATTTCCTCATGGAAACACCAAAGTAATCACAGCCATGAGAAACCAATCCATGAGCCAATCCATGGATACATCACATGATATATTTCCACGAATTCAGCCACATGTCTACTCCTGGATCAAAACCTATG GGATGAATTTTATAAATTGGCATGGTTCTCAAGCACAACTTTTTGTTAATGAACCGGAGCTTATAAAGGAAATATTAAATAACCGAGAAGGAGCTTACCCTAAAATGGACATGGAAGGGTATGCAAAGAAGTTATTAGGTGAAGCTCTTATAACTAACGAAGGTGAAAAATGGGCAAAAGTTCGAAAACTTGCTAACCATACTTTCCATGCCGAGAGCTTGAAG AATATGATTCCTGAGATGAGTAGAAGCATTGGGGAAATGGTAGAGAAATGGAAGGACTATGAAGGTAAAGAAATCGATGTGCATAAAGAATTTGGACTAGTAACAACTGAAGTGATATCCAGAACTGCTTTTGGAAGCAGTTATGTTGAAGGGAAGCATATATTTGAGATGGTTGCGAAACTAACAGAAATAACTGTTAGAAACATCTATAAATTACGCTTTCCAGGTATTAG TTGGATAATGAAGACGAATGATGAAATTGAAGCTGAAAAACTTGAAAAGGCGATAAAGAGATCGATTCTAGACATTGTAGAGAAAAGAAAAGCGGATGCAGACGAAGATGCTGGTAATTTTGGAAGTGATTATCTTGGACAACTTGTGAAAATTGCTAACGATTTTAATGAAAAGAAGAAGATCACAATAGAACAAATGATCGATGAAATCAAAGCGATATATGGTGCTGGACATCTAACAACCACAAACTTGCTTTCATGGACTGTTTTCCTTTTAGCAACCAATCAAGAATGGCAAGAAAAAGTAAGAGAAGAAGTCCTCGAGTTATTTGGTCGCGAAACCCCAACTTCAGATGGCATCGCAAGACTTAAAACT ATGAACATGGTGATCAATGAGTCACTTAGGCTATACCCTCCTGTGATTACAATGACAAGAAAAGTAGAGAGGGAGATCAAACTCGGAAACCTTACTCTTCCTgctaaaataaatattttcgtTTCAATTCTTGCACTTCATCACAATGAAGAGATATGGGGCAAAGATGTTCATTGTTTTTTACCCGACAGATTCGCTAATGGTGTCGCGAAAGCTACCAAGAACAATGTTGCAGCATTTTTGCCTTTTGGGATGGGGCCTAGAACTTGTGTTGGTTTAAATTTTACTACAAATGAAGCAAAAATTGCACTTTCGATGATCTTGCAGCGTTATAGGTTGAGTCTTTCGAGTAATTATGTTCATTTTCCAGCTGATGTGTTTATACTCACCCCAAAGAAAGGTGTTCAAGTTATTCCTCATAAGGTTTGA
- the LOC111917810 gene encoding cytochrome P450 CYP749A22 → MGPLIGYLVGFPASFLFLYVIMMIVKFLHKVWWMPIRIQHAMRSQGIKGPSYMFFHGNTKEISNMRLISMGRPMDHLSHEIFPRILPHVHSWVNLYGRNFLNWYGPQAQLVVTEAELIKEILYNKDDVYPKIELEGHAKKLLGDGLSSTKGDKWSKLRKLANGVFHAESLKSMIPAMISSTETMLERWKEYNGKEIEVFQEFRILTSEVISKTAFGSSYLEGKKIFDMLMKLTLIVSRNVHKIRLPGISNLIKTNDDIESEKLEQGIKDCIVEIIQKRDQERNLKTIRSDFLGELLEASRDKDDLKRISLDDMVDECKTFYFAGHETTTSLLGWTILLLSMHQDWQEKARKEVFEFFGETNPNQDSITRLKTMNMIVEESLRLYPPVPAIKRKVAKEVRLGEMTLPANMELYISPLAIHHDPRIWGDDVHMFKPDRFEGGIAKATKNTPAAFLPFGFGPRTCVGLNFALVEAKIALVMILQRFRFKLSSNYVHSPVQLFMVRPQHGVQIFLDAI, encoded by the exons ATGGGTCCACTGATCGGATATCTAGTAGGTTTTCCAGCCAGTTTTCTGTTTCTGTACGTTATAATGATGATTGTTAAGTTTCTTCACAAAGTGTGGTGGATGCCTATCCGTATACAACATGCCATGAGATCTCAAGGAATCAAAGGCCCTTCTTACATGTTCTTCCATGGAAACACCAAAGAGATCTCGAACATGCGATTAATATCCATGGGTCGACCCATGGATCATTTATCCCACGAAATCTTCCCCAGAATTCTACCTCATGTTCATTCATGGGTGAACTTATATG gAAGGAATTTCTTGAATTGGTATGGTCCTCAAGCTCAATTGGTGGTTACAGAAGCTGAACTTATCAAAGAAATATTATACAATAAAGATGATGTTTACCCAAAAATCGAACTGGAAGGCCATGCAAAGAAGCTGTTAGGAGATGGTCTCTCTTCAACCAAAGGTGATAAATGGTCTAAGCTTCGAAAGCTCGCTAATGGTGTCTTCCATGCCGAAAGCTTAAAG AGCATGATTCCAGCGATGATTTCTAGCACTGAAACAATGCTTGAAAGGTGGAAAGAGTACAACGGGAAAGAAATCGAAGTGTTCCAAGAATTCAGAATATTAACATCCGAAGTCATTTCCAAGACTGCTTTCGGAAGCAGTTATTTAGAAGGGAAGAAAATCTTTGATATGTTGATGAAGTTAACACTGATTGTTTCAAGAAATGTGCATAAAATCCGGCTTCCTGGCATCAG caACTTGATCAAGACCAATGATGACATAGAATCAGAGAAACTTGAACAAGGAATCAAAGATTGCATCGTTGAGATCATACAGAAACGAGATCAAGAAAGAAACTTGAAAACAATCAGAAGCGATTTTCTTGGAGAACTACTTGAAGCTTCTCGTGATAAAGATGATCTTAAACGGATCTCTTTAGATGATATGGTGGACGAGtgtaaaacattttattttgCTGGACATGAAACAACCACATCTTTACTTGGATGGACTATTCTTCTTCTATCAATGCATCAAGATTGGCAAGAAAAAGCTCGGAAAGAAGTTTTCGAGTTCTTTGGAGAAACAAATCCTAATCAAGATTCAATCACAAGACTCAAAACA ATGAACATGATCGTTGAAGAATCTTTAAGACTATACCCACCAGTTCCCGCTATAAAGAGAAAAGTGGCGAAAGAAGTTAGATTAGGGGAGATGACCCTTCCAGCGAACATGGAGCTTTATATTTCGCCATTAGCGATTCACCATGACCCTAGAATATGGGGAGACGATGTTCATATGTTTAAGCCAGATAGGTTTGAAGGGGGCATAGCTAAAGCAACTAAGAACACACCAGCAGCATTCTTGCCATTTGGGTTTGGACCAAGGACTTGTGTAGGATTAAATTTCGCACTGGTGGAAGCCAAGATTGCACTTGTGATGATTTTGCAGAGATTTAGGTTTAAATTGTCATCAAATTACGTTCACTCTCCTGTTCAACTTTTTATGGTTAGACCCCAGCATGGAGTTCAGATCTTTCTTGATGCCATTTAA
- the LOC111917811 gene encoding uncharacterized protein LOC111917811: MAYVERGVVKSNRSLWRLRTITDFFWAIINFISVFFATMFSMEKSDGYKKQSGSGKKWDGGGPGGGPYGGGGGQRGPPRGLDNVRGIDHNSLPACGSCCGG; the protein is encoded by the exons ATGGCTTACGTCGAAAGAG GCGTAGTGAAATCCAATCGATCCTTATGGCGTCTGAGAACAATCACTGATTTCTTTTGGGCAATCATCAATTTCATTTCTGTTTTCTTTGCTACTATGTTTTCG ATGGAGAAATCTGATGGGTATAAGAAACAATCCGGCTCCGGGAAGAAATGGGATGGTGGTGGCCCCGGTGGCGGCCcatacggtggtggtggtggccaaCGTGGGCCGCCACGTGGACTAGACAATGTTAGAGGCATAGACCACA ACTCGCTTCCGGCCTGTGGGTCCTGCTGTGGTGGTTAA